In Helianthus annuus cultivar XRQ/B chromosome 9, HanXRQr2.0-SUNRISE, whole genome shotgun sequence, the following are encoded in one genomic region:
- the LOC110876242 gene encoding uncharacterized protein LOC110876242: MRKSFIILSSSLMLKRLRKIQTSSKRTSKHRLGQKRSESPSVVILSDEPKPGPSKQQSDFGPTQRELVYDDTDSVSASHGKRRKTGCVESKRGHNKKHSGKKSIVGDISGCGNKRKRGERNSADDNYGNVMRKNRVSRAEVTATSKGGALRTKKKKGSDDNGKGKAGKPKVVGNKPEKVQKARKRAKKDEFPGIRTRSAPLQFYKCVRALTEQQRDAVREMGFGRLLTFSVDGLPAKLGYFVVDNFNPDKMVICTPAGDIKVNRKVIHKLLGIPTGGQKFSSIGKLPMLTDAIADWRARYPGAMVPPTKMVKMIDESDGEDSFDFRMDFVMCFVAVLVDCHKQSCLREEILEYLDEEMDFATIDWCDLVVEKLRTCKDTWNRLDPQSFFVGPLAILMLLYVDSIECTGMEVDSAVCPLAFWNLKRLRERERLEILAGGFGTGRFKGLTRPRNYNVEHWATKEERLMIVRQLICVTKKNKVKIEGMLESLLVESHEDEEVQALKATFESMFEKKVSEREDHDDAVDLASHKINSVLGDLRNDERFHINEGENAGDGMDDDFSDGSPTASLYRKSLIRQNKKISKSRLKAVGSSAIDFDAQEADVADQSFVDDGGEDYAEKMEDGGKSGLVRRSARLEKLKHVSETEEGFVTPKRRKTTMKFGGQDMDGGKEKGKLLHQMVWGNHAYLLMELSVPERWKKVVCRRG, encoded by the exons ATGAGGAAGTCGTTCATAATCTTGTCGTCGTCGTTGATGCTGAAACGATTAAGGAAGATTCAGACTTCAAGTAAAAG GACTTCGAAACACAGGTTAGGGCAAAAAAGGTCTGAGAGCCCTAGCGTTGTGATTTTATCCGACGAACCCAAGCCCGGACCTTCCAAACAACAATCTGACTTTGGTCCGACCCAACGGGAGTTAG TGTATGATGATACCGATAGTGTGTCAGCAAGCCATGGGAAAAGACGGAAAACAG GTTGTGTGGAAAGCAAACGGGGACATAACAAAAAGCACAGTG GGAAGAAAAGCATTGTCGGGGATATTTCTGGGTGTGGAAATAAAAGAAAACGTG GTGAAAGAAACAGCGCCGATGACAATTATGGCAATGTAATGCGAAAAAACCGTG TAAGTAGGGCAGAAGTGACGGCTACATCGAAGGGCGGGGCGTTAAGGACCAAAAAGAAGAAGGGTTCGGATGACAATGGGAAAGGTAAAGCAGGGAAACCGAAGGTAGTTGGTAACAAACCGGAAAAGGTTCAGAAAGCCCGTAAGCGAGCAAAAAAGGATGAATTTCCAGGCATAAGGACAAGATCTGCACCATTGCAGTTTTATAAGTGTGTACGGGCATTGACAGAACAACAACGTGACGCAGTCAGGGAAATGGGCTTTGGACGTTTGCTAACTTTCAGCGTTGATGGTTTGCCGGCTAAGTTAGGTTATTTTGTTGTGGACAATTTTAATCCAGATAAGATGGTGATATGTACGCCTGCCGGTGATATCAAGGTGAACAGGAAAGTGATACATAAGTTATTAGGGATTCCGACTGGTGGACAAAAGTTTAGTTCGATTGGTAAGCTGCCGATGCTGACTGATGCCATTGCGGATTGGAGGGCGAGATACCCGGGGGCAATGGTGCCTCCAACAAAGATGGTGAAAATGATAGATGAGTCCGATGGCGAAGACAGTTTTGATTTCAGGATGGATTTTGTAATGTGTTTTGTGGCAGTGCTGGTTGATTGTCATAAACAAAGTTGTTTACGGGAAGAAATCTTGGAGTATCTGGATGAAGAAATGGACTTTGCAACAATAGACTGGTGTGACCTTGTTGTAGAAAAGCTGAGAACTTGCAAGGATACCTGGAATCGGCTTGACCCACAAAGTTTCTTCGTCGGTCCTCTAGCGATTCTGATG TTGTTGTACGTTGATAGCATTGAGTGCACGGGGATGGAGGTAGACAGTGCGGTGTGTCCTTTAGCTTTTTGGaacttgaaaagattgagagagagagaaaggcttGAAATCCTTGCTGGTGGGTTTGGAACAGGACGGTTTAAAGGATTAACACGTCCCAGAAACTATAACGTGGAACACTGGGCAACTAAAGAG GAGAGGTTGATGATAGTACGACAGTTAATATGCGTGACAAAGAagaacaaagtcaaaattgagggTATGTTAGAATCGCTATTGGTGGAGAGCCATGAAGACGAAGAAGTACAAGCGTTGAAGGCAACGTTTGAAAGTATGTTTGAGAAGAAAGTTAGTGAAAGGGAGGATCACGATGACGCGGTAGATTTAGCGTCACACAAGATCAATTCGGTATTGGGAGATTTGAGAAATGATGAAAGGTTTCACATCAACGAAGGAGAGAACGCTG GGGATGGCATGGACGACGATTTTTCGGATGGGTCACCAACAGCAAGCTTGTACAGGAAGTCGCTTATCCGGCAAAACAAAAAAATCAGTAAAAGTAGATTGAAAGCAGTAGGATCTTCAGCAATAGACTTTGATGCCCAAGAAG CTGATGTTGCGGACCAATCATTCGTAGATGATGGTGGAGAAGACTATGCTGAAAAGATGGAAGATGGTGGAAAGTCGGGTCTGGTGCGGAGATCTGCAAGACTTGAGAAGTTAAAGCATGTTAGTGAGACAGAAGAAGGGTTTGTGACCCCAAAAAGAAGAAAGACAACTATGAAGTTTGGTGGACAAGACATGGATGGTGGCAAAGAAAAAGGTAAATTGTTACAT CAGATGGTGTGGGGGAATCATGCGTATTTGCTGATGGAACTGAGTGTACCGGAGCGCTGGAAGAAGGTGGTATGTCGTCGCGGGTAA